In Chitinophaga nivalis, a single genomic region encodes these proteins:
- a CDS encoding GNAT family N-acetyltransferase produces the protein MDLQFRHAGIEDLPRIVAIYNSTIAGRMVTADTEPVTVESRLPWFHAHTPHHRPLWMIDNAGENAGWMSFQSFYGRPAYNATVEVSIYLAESARGKGYGKQILEYAIGVCPQYDIHTLLGFIFAHNLPSLKLFGQMGFQEWAHLPDIAVLDGVNSSLKILGRRV, from the coding sequence ATGGATTTACAGTTCAGACATGCCGGCATCGAAGATCTACCCAGGATAGTAGCCATTTACAACAGCACTATAGCAGGAAGAATGGTGACGGCAGACACGGAGCCGGTAACGGTAGAAAGCCGGTTACCCTGGTTTCACGCACATACCCCGCATCACCGGCCTTTATGGATGATAGACAATGCCGGCGAAAATGCGGGCTGGATGAGTTTTCAATCCTTCTATGGCCGGCCGGCTTATAATGCCACGGTGGAAGTCAGTATTTATCTCGCGGAAAGCGCCCGCGGCAAAGGGTATGGCAAACAAATCCTGGAATATGCCATTGGCGTATGTCCGCAATATGATATCCATACGTTGCTGGGATTTATCTTTGCACATAACCTGCCCAGTCTGAAACTCTTCGGGCAAATGGGCTTTCAGGAATGGGCACATTTACCGGATATTGCGGTACTGGATGGCGTGAACAGCAGCCTGAAAATTCTTGGGCGCCGGGTATAA
- a CDS encoding response regulator transcription factor, with product MKILVIEDESKVVAFIKRGLEEHHHQVETATDGVTGQQMGLEQDYDLIILDIMLPGLNGITICKNLRAHEVQTPLLMLTALNATHDIVDGLNAGADDYLAKPFHFSELVARVNALSRRKNNFRPEKAVLTFADLQLDTNTKTARREEQEIILTAKEYALLELFLKNTGKVLSRALIAEAVWGLEFDTGTNTIDVYVNYLRNKIEKGFNGEKLLHTVVGMGYVMKLKS from the coding sequence ATGAAAATATTGGTTATTGAAGACGAATCCAAAGTGGTGGCCTTTATAAAAAGAGGCCTGGAGGAACATCATCATCAGGTGGAAACCGCCACCGACGGGGTGACCGGTCAGCAGATGGGACTGGAACAGGATTATGATCTGATCATATTGGATATTATGCTACCTGGTTTGAATGGCATCACTATCTGTAAAAATCTGCGCGCCCATGAGGTACAGACGCCGCTGCTAATGCTGACGGCCCTGAATGCCACCCATGATATCGTAGACGGATTAAATGCCGGGGCAGATGATTACCTCGCCAAACCATTTCATTTCTCCGAGCTGGTAGCGCGGGTAAATGCATTATCCCGGCGGAAGAACAACTTCCGTCCGGAAAAAGCGGTCCTTACTTTTGCAGACCTGCAGCTGGATACCAATACCAAAACGGCCCGCCGCGAAGAACAGGAAATCATTCTCACAGCTAAAGAATATGCCCTGCTGGAGCTGTTCCTGAAAAATACCGGCAAGGTATTATCCCGTGCCCTCATCGCAGAAGCGGTATGGGGCCTGGAATTTGATACGGGCACCAATACCATCGATGTATACGTGAATTATCTCCGTAATAAAATTGAAAAAGGGTTTAATGGAGAAAAACTGTTACATACCGTAGTCGGCATGGGCTATGTAATGAAACTGAAATCCTGA
- a CDS encoding TolC family protein, producing MTIRLALHAFPVLFAVLCCITANAQITDSLRITLPEAEQRLLQQNIPLLSQRFNIDSAKAAVITARLYENPQVTFENVLYNHSNRKWFDFSYDGQNALQATQLFKLAGKRNKAMKLAGSGVKMSEYQYYDLLRTLRFSLYDNFYELYYKQQSLKTFGSQIAFLQQIVQAFTKQQAMGNIAPKEILRIKSLLYDLQHDELALQQEVQEAMSELALLIRVPPTTILLPRLPDTATGRPALSQYTFQTLLDTARANRYDLKIALENVHYNQLNLKLQQAMAVPDLQVGFSFDKQGNFERNYNGLNISMPLPVFNRNQGNIKTARATLEGSKLQLTGTEDALAQEVMNSLQQATKTEKLLQEFDPSFENDYSKIMGEVEKNYRLHNIGLLEFIDLYDAYRNNVLKMNELRYNRLHALESLNYSTGALIFHP from the coding sequence ATGACGATCAGACTAGCTTTACACGCCTTTCCTGTATTGTTTGCCGTTTTATGCTGCATAACGGCAAACGCACAGATAACGGACTCCTTACGGATTACCTTACCCGAAGCAGAACAAAGGCTCCTGCAGCAAAACATTCCCTTACTTTCCCAACGGTTTAACATTGACTCCGCCAAAGCTGCTGTCATTACCGCACGGCTGTACGAAAACCCCCAGGTCACCTTCGAAAATGTATTGTACAACCACTCCAACCGGAAGTGGTTCGACTTTTCCTACGATGGACAGAATGCCCTCCAGGCCACCCAGCTGTTTAAACTGGCGGGTAAACGCAACAAGGCGATGAAGCTGGCCGGCAGCGGTGTGAAGATGAGCGAATACCAGTATTACGACCTGCTGCGCACCCTGCGGTTTTCCCTGTACGATAATTTCTATGAACTGTATTACAAACAACAGTCATTAAAAACCTTTGGCAGCCAGATCGCTTTTCTGCAACAGATTGTGCAGGCATTTACCAAACAGCAGGCAATGGGTAACATTGCCCCGAAAGAAATACTGCGTATCAAATCCCTGTTGTATGACCTGCAGCACGACGAACTGGCGCTACAGCAGGAAGTGCAGGAGGCTATGTCGGAACTGGCCCTGCTGATACGGGTACCACCTACTACCATCCTGCTGCCCCGTTTACCGGATACCGCCACCGGCCGGCCGGCGCTATCACAATATACCTTTCAGACGCTGCTGGATACGGCCCGGGCCAACCGGTATGATTTAAAAATAGCCCTGGAAAATGTACACTACAATCAGCTGAACCTAAAACTGCAACAGGCGATGGCGGTACCGGATCTGCAAGTAGGTTTTTCCTTTGATAAGCAAGGCAACTTTGAACGTAACTATAATGGTCTGAATATCTCTATGCCGTTGCCTGTTTTCAATCGTAATCAGGGTAATATCAAAACGGCACGAGCCACGCTGGAAGGGAGCAAATTACAATTAACCGGTACAGAAGATGCGCTGGCGCAGGAGGTCATGAACAGCTTGCAGCAGGCCACGAAAACAGAAAAGTTGCTGCAGGAATTTGATCCGTCCTTTGAAAACGACTACAGCAAAATCATGGGCGAGGTAGAAAAGAACTATCGCCTGCACAATATCGGACTACTGGAATTTATTGATCTGTACGATGCTTACCGCAATAACGTACTTAAAATGAATGAACTCCGGTACAACCGTTTACACGCGCTGGAATCACTCAACTACAGCACCGGTGCGCTCATTTTTCATCCCTGA
- a CDS encoding GNAT family N-acetyltransferase: MDLPILSTGELILRPMEERDTASLFRHFSDENVTRFMDIDVFTNISDAVQMINYFKERLERGEGMRWAITLAGQDELIGTCGFHNCNKTHFKAEIGYDLQPHYWGNGIMTAAVSAMLDYGYETLQYNRIEAFVDPINTSSSKLLTKLGFSYEGMLRDAFFEKGKFVDAELYSRLRRDHTRENIN; encoded by the coding sequence ATGGATTTACCTATCTTAAGTACAGGAGAGTTGATACTGCGCCCCATGGAGGAAAGAGATACTGCCAGCCTGTTCCGGCATTTCTCGGATGAAAATGTAACCCGGTTTATGGACATCGATGTATTTACCAATATCAGTGATGCTGTGCAGATGATCAACTATTTTAAAGAAAGACTGGAACGTGGAGAAGGCATGCGCTGGGCGATCACCTTGGCCGGGCAGGACGAACTGATAGGTACCTGTGGTTTTCACAACTGCAATAAAACTCACTTCAAGGCAGAAATAGGCTACGACCTGCAGCCGCATTACTGGGGTAATGGTATCATGACCGCCGCCGTGAGCGCGATGCTGGACTATGGCTACGAAACGTTACAATATAACCGCATCGAGGCCTTTGTGGATCCCATCAACACGTCTTCTTCCAAACTGCTGACCAAACTGGGTTTTAGCTATGAAGGAATGCTGCGGGATGCTTTCTTTGAAAAGGGAAAGTTTGTGGATGCCGAATTATACAGCCGTTTACGCCGTGACCACACAAGAGAAAATATCAACTGA
- a CDS encoding AI-2E family transporter, whose product MNEFKLPFNARLTFTLLSLILMVYIAHMASEIIIPLIFAALIAIMLLPLVQLLEKWRFPRGLAAGVAVLLFILVVLLIMLLMAKQMEAFVADFPQLERKLLLTVDTIQVWVDNKFHINSSTQMSYLEKAAMGTLGTATSFISQTFLSLSSLLIFIVFVLLYAFFILLYRNRLMLFLVKLFQEKHRDKLLSVVTSTRYIIKSYLGGLLIEMIVVAILNTVVFLILGIKYAILLGVMAALFNIIPYIGIFTALVLSMLVTLTTGTPVAALQVGIALFLVHLLDSNVLLPRIVGSKVKINALVTIIGVVLGNMLWGIPGMFLAIPIIAIMKIIFESIEETAPWAILLGEDESKKVPRVVKK is encoded by the coding sequence ATGAACGAGTTTAAGCTCCCCTTTAATGCCCGCCTCACCTTTACCCTGCTATCGCTTATCCTTATGGTATACATAGCGCATATGGCCAGCGAAATCATTATCCCGCTTATTTTCGCAGCCCTCATCGCTATTATGCTGTTACCCCTGGTGCAGCTGTTGGAAAAATGGCGTTTCCCAAGGGGACTGGCCGCCGGCGTAGCCGTCTTGTTATTTATACTCGTGGTATTGCTGATCATGTTACTGATGGCCAAACAAATGGAAGCCTTTGTAGCAGACTTCCCCCAGCTGGAAAGAAAACTACTGCTCACCGTAGATACGATACAGGTATGGGTCGACAATAAATTCCATATCAATTCCAGCACCCAGATGAGTTACCTGGAGAAAGCAGCCATGGGCACCCTGGGTACGGCTACCAGCTTTATCAGTCAGACCTTTCTCTCCCTTTCTTCCTTACTGATATTTATCGTATTTGTATTGCTGTATGCTTTCTTCATCCTCCTGTACCGCAACCGTCTGATGCTATTTCTCGTCAAGCTGTTTCAGGAAAAACACCGCGATAAATTATTATCCGTTGTCACCAGCACCCGTTACATCATCAAAAGCTACCTGGGTGGCCTCCTGATAGAAATGATTGTAGTCGCCATTCTGAACACCGTCGTGTTCCTGATCCTGGGTATTAAATACGCCATCCTCCTGGGTGTCATGGCGGCATTGTTCAACATCATTCCCTACATCGGTATCTTTACGGCACTGGTACTCAGTATGCTGGTGACGCTCACCACAGGTACGCCGGTAGCCGCATTACAGGTAGGTATCGCCTTATTCCTGGTTCACCTGCTCGACAGCAACGTATTACTCCCGCGCATCGTGGGGTCCAAAGTAAAAATCAATGCGCTGGTCACCATTATCGGCGTGGTATTGGGCAACATGTTATGGGGCATACCAGGTATGTTCCTCGCGATTCCGATCATCGCCATTATGAAAATCATTTTTGAAAGCATCGAAGAAACTGCCCCATGGGCCATCTTATTGGGAGAAGATGAAAGTAAAAAAGTGCCCAGAGTGGTAAAAAAATAA
- a CDS encoding efflux RND transporter permease subunit, with amino-acid sequence MNRFIKKILAFSLSNKYFIFLAAGVMAIAGYISFKQIGVDAFPDVTNTSVTIITQWQGRSAEEVEKFVTRPIEIAMNRAQKKTHIRSSSLFGLSVIKVIFDDDVDDTFARQQINNNISSASLPDGVDPEIQPPYGPTGEIYRYTLESNKLSLQELKTLQDWVIERNLLAVPGVADIVSFGGEVKIYEVTINPDKAVQYDITAQEMFQALSKSNINVGGDVIVKNAQAYVVRGIGILNNVEEIKNIIVDHINGSPILVKDVADVSISALPRLGQVGRDRDHDVVEGIVVMRKGENPATVIQALKEKITELNTRILPDDVKIKPFYNREDLIDFSTHTVLHNMIEGIIFVTVIVFLFMADWRTTIIVSIVIPLALLFAFICLKLKGMSANLLSMGAIDFGIIIDGAVVMMEGIFVVLDRKAHETGMERFNKLSKMGMIRKACMENGKGIFFAKLIIITGLLPIFTFEKVEGKMFSPLAWTLGFALLGALILTFTLVPALASVLLKKNVREKKNIFLDFITRTTTRIFNYCFRHRRIAFGISLIVLVFGLYCFRFLGTEFLPQLNEGAIYIRATGPLSTSLDESVKVANDMRKKLLRFPEVKQVMSQTGRPNDGTDATGFYNIEFHVDIYPQKEWKSGISKEALIRRMDAQLDGIPGIALNFSQPIMDNVEEAVSGVKGSIVVKLFGDDFKVIEEREEKIEKILKQVKGIEDLGILRNIGQPELRINLDQQKMALYGVTTEDANSVIEMAIGGKAATRIYEGEKNFDLRIRYPASFRENEVSIGNLTIPTIRGNKIPLKEIAKIDHIIGPSMIYRDKHQRYGAIKFSVRGRDLGSTIAEAQEKVNAEVKIPKGYNLEWAGDFENQERATKRLMQVVPISLLLIFLILFILFGKIKDALLVLNNVPFAIIGGIFALWLTNINFSISAGIGFIALFGICVQNGVILLSKFKTNIQQMHRQPDFSLAAAIRDGVESRIRPVIMTAMMAAIGLLPAATSMGIGSETARPLARVVIGGLITDTLFNLFIFPIVFYWVYQRMLRKDTGDPALQ; translated from the coding sequence ATGAACAGATTCATTAAAAAAATACTGGCTTTTTCTTTAAGCAATAAATACTTCATTTTCCTGGCAGCAGGTGTAATGGCTATTGCGGGATATATCAGCTTCAAACAGATCGGGGTAGATGCCTTTCCGGATGTTACCAATACTTCGGTGACCATCATCACCCAATGGCAGGGCCGCAGTGCGGAAGAGGTGGAGAAATTTGTAACGCGGCCCATTGAAATAGCCATGAACCGGGCGCAGAAAAAAACACATATCCGCTCTTCTTCCTTATTTGGTTTATCGGTTATCAAAGTCATCTTCGATGATGATGTGGATGATACTTTTGCCCGGCAGCAGATCAACAACAATATTTCTTCGGCCAGCCTGCCGGATGGGGTAGACCCTGAAATTCAACCGCCTTATGGTCCTACGGGAGAGATTTACCGCTATACCCTGGAAAGCAACAAATTATCGTTGCAGGAACTGAAAACGCTGCAGGACTGGGTGATAGAGCGTAACCTGCTGGCGGTGCCGGGCGTAGCGGATATTGTAAGTTTCGGGGGAGAAGTGAAAATCTATGAAGTAACCATTAATCCCGATAAAGCCGTGCAGTATGATATTACTGCGCAGGAGATGTTTCAGGCATTGTCTAAAAGCAATATCAATGTAGGGGGCGATGTTATTGTAAAAAATGCGCAGGCCTATGTGGTGCGGGGAATTGGTATCCTGAATAATGTAGAGGAAATCAAAAACATTATTGTAGATCATATCAATGGCAGCCCCATATTGGTAAAGGATGTGGCAGATGTAAGCATCTCCGCACTGCCCCGGCTGGGCCAGGTGGGCCGCGACCGCGATCATGATGTGGTGGAAGGCATTGTGGTGATGCGGAAGGGCGAAAATCCGGCGACTGTTATTCAGGCACTCAAAGAAAAGATAACGGAGCTGAATACACGTATTTTACCGGATGACGTGAAAATAAAACCTTTCTACAACCGGGAAGACCTGATCGATTTCTCTACACATACGGTGTTGCACAATATGATTGAAGGGATCATTTTTGTGACGGTGATTGTATTCCTCTTTATGGCCGATTGGCGTACTACCATTATCGTTTCCATTGTGATTCCGCTGGCGTTGCTGTTTGCCTTTATTTGCCTGAAGCTGAAAGGCATGAGTGCGAATCTCTTGTCCATGGGGGCTATCGACTTCGGGATTATCATTGATGGGGCCGTGGTGATGATGGAAGGCATCTTTGTGGTATTAGACCGCAAGGCGCATGAAACCGGTATGGAGCGATTCAATAAGCTCAGTAAAATGGGGATGATCCGCAAGGCCTGTATGGAAAACGGGAAGGGTATCTTTTTTGCCAAACTGATTATCATCACAGGATTACTCCCCATTTTTACCTTTGAAAAAGTAGAAGGGAAGATGTTCTCACCCCTGGCCTGGACGCTGGGCTTTGCCTTACTGGGCGCGCTCATTCTTACCTTTACCCTGGTGCCGGCACTGGCCAGTGTATTGCTGAAAAAAAATGTACGGGAAAAGAAGAATATTTTCCTGGATTTCATCACCCGAACGACTACCCGTATTTTCAACTATTGTTTCCGGCACCGCCGCATCGCATTTGGTATTTCCCTGATCGTACTGGTATTCGGGTTATATTGTTTCCGTTTCCTGGGAACAGAATTTTTGCCGCAACTCAATGAAGGCGCTATTTACATCCGCGCCACGGGCCCCCTCAGCACTTCTCTGGACGAGTCTGTGAAAGTAGCCAACGATATGCGGAAAAAGCTGCTGCGCTTCCCGGAAGTAAAACAGGTGATGTCGCAAACAGGCCGCCCCAATGATGGTACCGATGCTACCGGTTTTTATAATATTGAATTTCATGTAGACATCTATCCGCAGAAAGAATGGAAAAGCGGTATCAGCAAGGAGGCCCTGATCCGGCGCATGGATGCACAGCTGGACGGTATTCCGGGGATTGCCCTGAATTTTTCCCAGCCGATCATGGACAATGTGGAAGAAGCCGTATCCGGTGTGAAAGGATCTATTGTAGTGAAATTATTCGGAGATGATTTTAAGGTGATAGAAGAAAGGGAAGAAAAGATAGAGAAGATCCTGAAACAGGTAAAAGGGATAGAAGATCTGGGCATTCTCCGGAATATCGGCCAGCCGGAATTGCGCATTAACCTCGATCAGCAAAAGATGGCCTTGTACGGCGTGACCACCGAAGATGCCAACTCTGTGATAGAAATGGCGATTGGTGGGAAGGCGGCGACCCGTATTTATGAAGGAGAGAAAAACTTTGATCTCCGTATCCGTTATCCTGCCAGCTTCCGGGAAAATGAGGTGTCTATCGGCAATCTCACGATTCCTACGATCCGTGGCAATAAGATTCCGTTGAAAGAGATAGCGAAAATTGATCATATCATAGGACCCAGTATGATTTACCGGGATAAACACCAGCGTTACGGCGCCATTAAATTTTCCGTGCGGGGCCGCGATCTGGGTAGTACGATTGCAGAAGCGCAGGAAAAAGTAAATGCGGAGGTGAAAATTCCTAAAGGCTACAATCTGGAGTGGGCGGGCGATTTCGAGAATCAGGAACGGGCTACCAAAAGATTGATGCAGGTAGTGCCTATCAGTTTACTCCTGATTTTCCTTATCCTCTTTATTTTGTTTGGTAAAATAAAAGATGCGTTGCTGGTATTGAACAATGTACCGTTTGCCATTATTGGCGGCATCTTTGCCCTGTGGCTTACCAATATCAATTTCAGTATTTCTGCCGGTATTGGTTTTATTGCCTTGTTTGGCATCTGTGTACAGAATGGGGTGATCCTGCTGTCGAAGTTCAAGACCAATATCCAGCAGATGCACAGGCAGCCTGATTTCAGCCTGGCAGCTGCCATCCGGGATGGGGTGGAGTCGCGCATACGCCCGGTGATTATGACTGCGATGATGGCTGCTATCGGCTTGTTGCCGGCGGCCACCAGTATGGGCATAGGTTCGGAAACAGCCCGGCCGCTGGCCCGGGTGGTGATAGGCGGGTTGATTACAGATACCCTGTTTAACCTGTTTATTTTTCCGATCGTATTTTATTGGGTATATCAGCGGATGTTGCGTAAAGACACCGGTGATCCTGCCCTGCAATAA
- a CDS encoding sensor histidine kinase — translation MKIRHRLSLQFTLISGILLTIVFVLIYLLSAQYIKNSFYKLLQMRALVTAQMYLEKDEVTKKKFLEIEKSYRERIPGESSNIYNQDNQPVFLEKIKYNWPPALLETIRREEFHRFTFGDKAGLGMYYKDNQGDFVVIVTARNKAGVQQLQYLMWILITMFCLALLVTFLMGQWYAVRALQPIQRINREVKDIRFNNLHLRVQEGRNQDEISELATNFNALLQHMEQAFDMQKSFVSNASHELRTPLTTIIGEIEVTLQNDRSKEDYITTLQTVLDESEKLKIITDGLLQLTRVDVILTDANTENIRLDEMLWEIQEHWQQKEPPLQVQVQLQDMPEDAAQLQIRGNRSLLMLALQNIVRNAFKFSYNQPVSCCLTWQPTGMVLAVTDHGIGIAAADLDKIFLPLYRAGNAHAFQGYGIGLSMTQKILQLHHASVTASSVLGVGTTFNIFFAAEHKI, via the coding sequence ATGAAAATCAGGCATCGTTTATCACTGCAGTTTACCCTGATATCAGGTATCTTACTGACGATTGTTTTCGTACTGATATACCTGTTATCTGCCCAGTATATAAAAAACAGTTTTTATAAACTGCTGCAGATGCGTGCCCTGGTGACCGCACAGATGTATCTCGAAAAAGACGAGGTGACTAAAAAGAAGTTCCTGGAAATAGAAAAGAGCTACCGCGAACGGATTCCGGGAGAATCCAGTAATATCTATAACCAGGATAACCAGCCTGTTTTTCTGGAGAAAATTAAATACAACTGGCCGCCCGCCCTGCTGGAAACCATCCGCCGGGAAGAGTTTCACCGGTTTACCTTTGGAGATAAGGCGGGTCTGGGTATGTATTATAAAGATAACCAGGGCGATTTTGTGGTGATTGTAACCGCGCGTAATAAAGCCGGGGTACAGCAGTTGCAATACCTGATGTGGATACTGATTACCATGTTCTGCCTGGCATTGCTGGTCACATTCCTGATGGGACAGTGGTATGCGGTCCGGGCCTTGCAGCCGATACAGCGGATTAACCGGGAAGTAAAGGATATCCGTTTCAATAACCTGCATCTGCGTGTGCAGGAAGGCCGTAATCAGGATGAAATCAGTGAACTGGCCACCAATTTCAATGCGCTGCTGCAACACATGGAACAGGCTTTCGATATGCAAAAATCTTTTGTATCCAATGCCTCGCATGAACTGCGTACGCCCCTGACCACCATTATCGGCGAAATAGAAGTCACGCTGCAAAACGACCGTTCAAAAGAAGATTACATCACTACTTTGCAGACGGTACTCGACGAGTCGGAGAAACTGAAAATCATCACGGATGGCCTGTTGCAGCTGACACGGGTAGACGTTATTCTCACGGACGCGAATACCGAAAATATCCGGCTGGACGAAATGCTATGGGAAATCCAGGAACACTGGCAGCAGAAAGAACCTCCGCTGCAGGTACAGGTACAGCTGCAGGATATGCCGGAAGACGCCGCACAATTACAGATAAGAGGAAACCGTTCCTTACTGATGCTGGCGCTGCAGAATATCGTGAGAAATGCGTTTAAGTTTTCGTATAACCAACCCGTTAGTTGTTGTCTTACCTGGCAACCCACCGGGATGGTACTCGCTGTAACAGACCATGGTATTGGTATTGCGGCAGCCGACCTGGATAAAATATTCTTACCGCTTTACCGTGCCGGTAACGCGCATGCTTTTCAGGGATATGGCATCGGCCTGTCGATGACCCAAAAAATACTGCAGCTGCACCATGCTTCGGTTACTGCCAGCAGTGTATTGGGAGTGGGAACCACCTTTAACATTTTTTTTGCAGCTGAACATAAAATCTAA
- a CDS encoding family 20 glycosylhydrolase, with amino-acid sequence MKKLITCLLLWCSCIMTTIAKALPVDSLPVRGFCISAPLPHELAPFLRFIDEELAPRHINTLVLRVDFNYQYTSHPELRDSAALSAAQVKQLVAACRKHQIRIIPQINLLGHQSWAVTTMGLLRVYPEFDETPWVKMPEKYVWPNADGLYCKSYCPLHPGVHKIVFELVDEICAAFEATAFHAGMDEVFYIGDDKCPRCSGLDKAELYAGEVQKIRNHLALKGRQLWIWGDRLLDGKTTGLGMWEASMNNTHRAVDLIPKDVMICDWHYERPDKTPVYFAMKGLPVITCPWRKPANAKAQLNDMFNYRETATPEMKSRYQGMMQTVWSGVGHFLDEFYGKGKVPQQDTVNTSANCFRTIFTR; translated from the coding sequence ATGAAAAAACTAATAACCTGTCTGCTACTGTGGTGTAGCTGTATCATGACGACCATTGCAAAAGCCTTGCCTGTGGATTCGTTGCCGGTACGTGGATTTTGCATCAGCGCGCCGCTGCCGCATGAACTGGCGCCTTTCCTGCGTTTTATTGACGAAGAGCTGGCGCCCCGTCATATCAACACACTGGTGTTACGTGTGGATTTTAATTACCAGTATACCTCTCATCCGGAATTACGGGATTCCGCGGCTTTATCTGCGGCACAGGTAAAGCAGCTGGTGGCGGCTTGCCGGAAACATCAGATCCGGATTATTCCGCAGATCAATCTGTTGGGGCATCAGTCGTGGGCCGTTACTACCATGGGATTGTTGCGGGTGTATCCTGAGTTCGATGAAACGCCCTGGGTAAAAATGCCGGAGAAATATGTATGGCCTAATGCCGATGGCTTGTATTGTAAGAGTTATTGTCCGTTGCATCCGGGCGTACATAAAATTGTATTTGAGCTGGTAGATGAAATCTGTGCCGCGTTTGAGGCAACGGCTTTTCATGCCGGTATGGATGAAGTATTTTATATCGGGGATGATAAATGTCCCCGTTGCAGTGGCCTGGATAAAGCCGAATTGTATGCCGGTGAAGTACAGAAGATCCGGAACCACCTGGCGCTGAAAGGCCGTCAGCTGTGGATCTGGGGCGATCGTTTGCTGGATGGCAAAACCACCGGACTGGGTATGTGGGAAGCCAGTATGAATAATACACACCGCGCGGTAGATCTGATTCCGAAGGATGTCATGATCTGCGACTGGCATTATGAACGTCCGGATAAAACGCCGGTATATTTTGCCATGAAAGGATTACCGGTGATTACCTGTCCCTGGCGCAAGCCTGCCAATGCGAAGGCGCAGTTGAACGATATGTTCAATTATCGCGAAACGGCGACTCCGGAAATGAAGTCCCGCTACCAGGGAATGATGCAGACAGTGTGGTCTGGTGTAGGCCATTTCCTCGATGAATTTTATGGAAAGGGGAAAGTGCCCCAGCAGGACACTGTGAATACCAGTGCAAACTGCTTCCGGACTATTTTTACCAGATAA
- a CDS encoding efflux RND transporter periplasmic adaptor subunit, whose product MQHLIKYYIPATVIISMVSILTGCGSAVTPEQPHNWALSDSLLRTLVVDTATARPIDNEVSLTGKITENEDKTARIFPMVSGIVTDVKVHSGDFVQKGQVLAVLKSPEMAGYTADQRISVNDMQTAKRNMDVAASFYQSGLSSQREYEEAKSNYDKAVAAHNKSQAVLEINGGAHMSNYLVKAPVPGFIISKKAAESMQWRPDNSDPIFVVADLNDVWAMINVFESDIASIREGDQVRMTTLSYPDKVFSGKIDKIYNVLDPENKVMKARVVVQNPGFLLKPEMFVRVKAHRHTDSNLVSIPDRGIIFDHDKYYVLVRNTSKTGVAIREVRIDKTVEGRAFISSGLKEGDQVIASRQVFIYETLKDQQ is encoded by the coding sequence ATGCAACATCTTATAAAGTATTATATACCTGCAACTGTTATTATATCCATGGTGAGTATCCTCACGGGCTGTGGCAGCGCAGTAACGCCGGAACAGCCACATAACTGGGCGCTGTCCGATTCCCTGCTGCGTACGCTGGTGGTGGATACCGCCACCGCGAGACCTATAGATAATGAAGTATCGCTCACCGGTAAAATCACGGAAAACGAAGATAAAACAGCCCGTATTTTTCCGATGGTGAGTGGTATTGTCACCGATGTAAAGGTGCATTCCGGCGATTTCGTGCAAAAAGGACAGGTACTGGCGGTGCTGAAAAGCCCAGAAATGGCAGGCTATACGGCCGATCAGCGTATAAGCGTCAACGATATGCAGACTGCTAAACGCAATATGGATGTGGCAGCGTCCTTTTACCAGAGTGGCCTGAGTTCACAACGGGAATATGAAGAGGCAAAAAGCAACTACGATAAAGCCGTGGCCGCACATAATAAATCGCAGGCCGTGCTGGAAATCAATGGGGGCGCACATATGAGCAACTACCTGGTGAAAGCGCCGGTACCGGGATTTATTATCAGCAAAAAAGCAGCGGAGAGCATGCAGTGGCGCCCGGATAATTCAGATCCCATTTTTGTGGTGGCAGACCTGAATGATGTATGGGCCATGATCAACGTATTTGAATCGGATATAGCCAGCATCCGCGAAGGAGACCAGGTCAGGATGACTACGTTATCCTATCCCGATAAAGTCTTCTCCGGAAAAATAGATAAGATCTACAATGTACTGGACCCGGAAAATAAAGTGATGAAAGCCCGGGTAGTGGTACAGAATCCAGGCTTTCTGCTGAAACCCGAAATGTTTGTACGGGTGAAAGCCCACCGGCATACCGACAGTAACCTGGTCAGTATTCCCGACAGGGGTATCATCTTCGACCATGATAAATATTATGTACTGGTACGCAATACCTCAAAAACAGGGGTGGCTATCCGGGAAGTCCGCATCGATAAAACCGTGGAAGGACGGGCCTTTATATCTTCCGGTCTGAAAGAAGGCGACCAGGTGATCGCTTCCCGGCAGGTATTTATTTATGAAACGCTGAAAGATCAGCAGTAA